The DNA sequence AGATGATCTGCGTCTTTTCAGGGAAAGGTGAATTCTTCTCCCGCGCCCTGGAGACGTTCGTTACGGGCACCACCGACTGGGTCACGCAGGAAACACCTTTTTTTCTCAAGAGTGGGCAGGCCCCGGATATCGTAAAGCTCAATCTTGTCGTCGACGGCAAAGGCACCGTGTGGATAGACGATGCAAAGCTTATAAAGGGTCCTCTGCAGTGACCGGGCGATGGGACAAGGCTTCGCCTCGGCTGCTTTTCGGGAAGCATATGTCAGGTGCCGGGGTTGACGGGAAAGGGAGATTGCTGTGAAATATCAGGTCGGTGAGGTGGGAAGGGTGATCCTGGCCCATTTCGAGGATGGCGACGAGATAATCGCCAATCTTTCCGGCATCGTCCGGAAGGAGAACATTAGAGGAGGCATCTTTTACCTTCTTGGCGGGATAACGGAGGGGAGGATCGTCGTCGGACCGGTGCATGACGATGTGCGCCCGCCGGAACCGACATGGCGGGAAATAGTCGAGAGCCATGAGACCCTCGCCATCGGCACCGTTTTCTGGTATGGCGACGAGCCGCGTGTCCATATCCACGGGACGTACGGGAAGTTCGACACCGTGAAGACGGGATGCCTGCGCGATGAGGCGAAGACATTCCTCATCATGGAGGCGGTCATCATCGAACTCAAGGGTGTCGATGCCGTTCGCGATCTCGATCCCGTTATCAATATGGCCCTTCTCAAACTGACGGGCCCGACATCACAATTGTAGAACAAGGAGCGTGTGACATGGCCCTTTCCCCCCTCGCAGGCAAGCCTGCCCCGGAAGAAATACTCGTCGACCTCGGCAGGCTCGAAAGAGACTATTACGGGCGAAAACCCGACCTTGACGACCCAGCCCAACTGGTGAGCTTCGGCACCAGCGGGCACCGCGGTTCGGCGCTCGCCGGCACGTTCAACGAAGACCATATCCTTGCCATTGCGCAGGCAATATGCGACTACCGTCAGAGAAAAGGGACGAATGGCCCTCTGCACATGGGAAAAGATACCCATGCGCTTTCGGGCCCGGCGCAAAGGACCGCCCTCGAGGTGCTCGCGGCGAATGGTGTGGATACCATGATCCAGCGCGACGATGGTTTCACTCCCACCCCGGTGGTCTCACACGCCATCCTCTCGTATAACCGGGGGAGGAGCACGGGTCTCGCGGACGGCATCGTTGTCACCCCCTCTCACAACCCGCCTCAGGACGGCGGTTTGAAGTATAACCCATCCAACGGCGGCCCCGCGGACAAGCAGGCAACACAGTGGATCGAGGACAGGGCGAATGATCTCTTGCGAGGCGGCAACAGGGAGGTCCGAAGGATTGGATACGAGTCCGCCCTGAAGGCAGGTACGACCCGCCTTGTCGACTTCATCATGGCTTATGTCGAGGACCTCTCGAAGGTTATCGACATGGAGTGCATCCGGTCCGCGGGTGTCACGATGGGGGTCGACCCCCTGGGGGGGTCCGCGGTGCACTACTGGGAGCCCATCAAGGCTTTTTACGGTCTCGACATGACCGTTGTCAACGACGCTGTGGATCCAAGGTTTGCCTTCATGACCGTCGATCACGACGGCAAGATCAGGATGGACTGTTCCAGTCCCTACGCCATGGCGGGATTGGTGGCGCTGAAGGACCGTTTTCAGGTGGCCTTCGCCAATGACGCCGACGCCGACCGTCACGGCATCGTCACCCGCTCCATGGGACTCATGAACCCCAACCACTATCTTGCCGCGGCGATCCACTACCTCTTGACGCACCGTCCCGACTGGCCGAAGGATGCAGCCGTGGGTAAGACACTTGTGAGTTCGAGCCTTATCGACCGCGTCGTGGGGGACCTCGGCCGAAGGCTTTCCGAGGTGCCCGTCGGCTTCAAATGGTTCGTCGATGGCCTTTTCGACGGGTCCTATTGCTTTGGAGGCGAGGAGAGCGCCGGCGCAAGCTTCCTCAGGCGGGACGGGACGGTATGGACAACGGACAAGGACGGGATCATCATGGGCCTCCTTGCGGCCGAGATGACCGCCCGAATGGACAGGGACCCGGGCGAACTCTACCGGGAATTGGCTGCCAGGCTTGGGAAACCTTTTTACGTTCGGGTGGACGCCCCGGCGACACCGGCTGAAAAGGAGGCGATAGGGTGCCTGACTCCCGAAGCGATCAAGGAGGATGAACTGGCGGGGGAACCGATAACGTCCAAGATGACGAGCGCCCCGGGGAACAACGCGCCGATAGGCGGCCTCAAGGTTGCCACGAGGAACGGGTGGTTCGCGGTGAGGCCCTCGGGCACGGAAGACATCTATAAGATATATGCGGAGAGCTTCGTGGACGAAGGCCACCTCGAGGCTATCCTGAACGGGGCACGGCGGATCGTAAAGAACTCCCTGTGACGTGCTGGATCCGACCTGCGATCGAAAGGGGACGTTTCTTGTGCCGCCCTGTCTTATATGCTACAACTGATAGCCCCGGCTCCGGACGAGAGGCAGTGATTCGTCCGTCGCGCGTAAGGGCCGAAGGAAATCATCTGTCAAGGATTTGCGCCTTATCAGGAGCAACAGGCCCCAGCCGGGTCTGAACTATTCCAAAAAGGAGGAATATTATATGAGAAAAGTATTGTCATTGCTGTTGGCGTCATTCATGGTGATCCTGCTTGTAAGCGCAGGCTTCGCGGAAGAAAAGAAAGCGGCGAAAAAGGCGGCTCCGAAACCGGCCGGCGTTGAGGTTGAAACAGTCACCGTGACGACGACCGTGGAAGCTGTGGACGCCGCGAAAAAAACAGTCACCCTCAAGATGCCCAACGAAGTGTCGCGTACGATCAAGGTCGGGCCGGAGGTGAAGAACTTCGATCAGATAAAGGTCGGAGACAAGGTCAAGACGACATTCTATGAATCCATTGCGATCTTTGTGGCAAAAACAGGAGAAAGACCTTCCGCCTCGGAGCTCCGGACCGTGGAAGTGGCACCAAAGGGAGAAAAGCCCGGAGCACTCATTGTCGATACCATCGAGGTGACGGCAACCGTCGAAAAGATAAGCTACAAGAAACGCACCATCTCCCTCAAGGGGCCGAAAGGCAAGGTCAAGAGCTTCACCGTCGATAAGAGCGTCAAGAATTTCAACAACATCAAGAAAGGTGACGACATTTATCTGCGGGTTACCGAGGCCGTGGCCATCGTGGTCGAGAAACCGTAAGGAAAAAAGGATGAAACGACGATCAGGCGCCGCCGAAAGGGGCTCCTGATCGTCATGCTATGACCGGGAACACCACCATGACCCAACGTATGATCTCCCACCGGGACGACACAAGAAAAGGCAGAGCGTTTTTCCCCGGCGTGCTCACCAGGAAGCGGGCCTGCATAGTCCTCATCCTTGCCCTTCTTGTTCTTTCCGGGTGTGCAACGCCCGTGGGAATTGGTTATCTTGACGGGCAGGAATCATACCTGAATCTTACGGCAAATGTTCTCACCCATTCAACCCTCAGCGCGCCGACCACACAGATCTTGAACCGCAATGGACTTGCGCAAAGGTTCAAAAGCCATCCGGCGGAGGTGATCGCCTCCATACACAGGGGCGTTTCCATCGAGAATGAAGCGGACAGGCTCTTTGCGCTGGCGGAGCTTTCTTTTCTTCATGCCTCCCAGAGCGAGGACAGGTCCTACTATCTTGCATCCGCCATCTATGCGTACACACTGCTCTTCCCGAAGGATTTCTCCCGTTCCCTCGACGGTTTCGACCCCAGGTTCCGCACCGCCGTTGATATCTATAACCTGGGAATAGCCGCGGGCCTGAGTTCTTCCGACGGGCTGGAGGTCGATCTCACGGGCGGTACGTACCGGCTGCCCTTCGGGGAGTTTACTCTTTCCGTGAACCCGAGATCGTTTCGGTGGAGTTCGTATCGGCTGGTAAGTTTCGTCAATGCCTCGAGGCTTTCCATCCGCGGACTGCGCAACGAGTACCGTTGGCCCGGGATAGGGGCGGCGCTTGTGGCCGCCACAAAGTACGTCTCCGTTAACGCCGATCCTGTTACCGCCAAGGTACCGCCGGACGTAAAGGTGGCGGTCACGGCTTTCATACGATTTGATGATCCCGATGAGGGCCTGAAGAGAGGCTCGCTGACAGGGAAACTTGAGCTTTATACCACCGATACCGCAACAACAGTCACCGTCGAAGGCCGGACGGTGCCTCTTGAATTCGATACCTCCTCGGCGGTGGCGGCCAGCCTCGAAGGGTCGGAGGTGTACAAGACGGAGATAAAAGGCTTCTTTTCCGGTAATTTCCTGTTTTTTCCCGATCAGTCCCGGTTCCGAGAGAATATTTTTTTCATGAGTCCATACAGGCAGGGGCATATCCCGGTGGTCTTTATTCATGGAACCGCCTCAAGCCCGGCCCGCTGGATGGAGATGGTCAATGAATTGCAGAACGACCGGCGTCTCTGGGGCCGCTACCAGTTCTGGTCTTTCACGTACAACACGGGGAACCCGATCCTGTATTCAGGGGGGCTCCTGACGGAGGGCCTCAAAGAGGTGGTGCGCGCTCTTGACCCGCATGGCAGGGATCCGGCCCTCAAGGAAATGGTCATCATAGGCCACAGCCAGGGCGGACTTCTGACAAAGCTCGCCGTCATCGACAGCGGAACGCGTTTTTGGGACGCCACAAGCAATGTTCCTTTCGGCAAGCTCGATGTTTCGGACAATACGCGGGAAATGCTCGGGAGGAGTGTATTCTATAAGCCGCTCCCCTTTGTCCGGAGGGTCATATTCATCTCGACGCCTCACCGGGGCAGCTATGTTGCGGGGGGATGGATAGGGAGGCTTGCCGGCAAATTCATTTCCTTGCCCTTTCGAATGGTTGAGGGCATGAAAGAGGTAGTCACCCGGAACCCCGACGCCGTCGATCTGTCCACCCTCGAGGGCGTTCCCAGGAGCACCGCGAACATGGATCCCGTCAGTGTCTTCATCAAGGTATTTTCCTCCATTCCCATAGCGCCGGGAGTCCCCGCACATTCCATCATCTCCGTGCGCAATCCCGACGCCCCGAAAGCTAAGTGGACTGACGGCGTTGTCAAGTACGAAAGCGCCCACCTCGACGGCGCGGCCTCGGAACTTGTCGTCCATTCGGGCCACTCCTGCCAGTCGGAGCCGCAGACAATAGAAGAGGTTCGCCGCATCCTCCTCCTGCATATAGGCGTTCAGTAGCAGGACAGATGGGCCGGTGCTCCGCGTCTACGCCTTTATTCTCCTTCTCACCTTTTTCCAGCTTTCCGTTGTGAGGAAGCTTTCATCCATGTTGGCCACCATCGCCGTGAACCTGTTGAAAGGTGCGGCGAAGGTGAGGGTGTTTGCACGGACGCAGGGGCGGGCCGAGACGTCGAACATGCCGAGGACGCATCTTGGACGGGAGGTGTCTTTTTCGAGATAGGGATAGGTGATGATAGTGGAACAGCCGGCGCCGAAGGGGGAGAAGACGCCGCCGGGATCGCTCTCGTCGAAGTTCGCAAGGGTGAAGAGTCCTGATATCACGTCGGGGGAGGCGAAGAAGACGACGACGTCGGGGCTGTCGTTCTCTTCGATCATGTCCCAGCGTTTGAAGACGATGTAGCGGGCGGGAGCACTGAATTTGGGCATATTCTTCATTACCTCGCCGACGAGTTCAGGGGATTTCTTGTATCGTTCACCCTCGAGTTCGCCGGGTATGCCGTAGGAGAGAAAATACTCGAAGTTGGGGCGGAGGACCTCCGTGAATCCCAGGTATTTCCTTCCGCCGCCGCAGCCGATGGAATCGATGTTGAAGGCGAGCGACCGGCCGCGTGCCGTCCTCGCGATATCGGCGATGACACAGCGATGCTCTTCAAGGCTCTTTGGGCCTTTTACGATATTGGCGCCGCCTTCGTGGTCGCTGTAGAAAAAGACCACCGGCAGGGAGGCCCCGGGAAAGTATTTCTCCCACAACCTCACAAATCTTTCCTTCAGCTGCGTGTCCATGAGCATCTCCTTTTTTCCTTGTGGAAACTTAACACCGTCTTCCATTCTATCACGTTTTTTCCGGGGTCCAAACTCTTTCTTGACAACGTGGATGCACTTATCTAGTATGTGACAATATACTTTGCCCAAACGCATATTGTCTGCTTGAGAAAGATCCAGTCGGCAGCACCGAGAGAATTAACTGAAAATGAAAAGATGCCTTCTTTGTACAGTCACAGCAGTGTTGTTACTGATTGGGAACGTACTCTTGGCCCAGGATGCACCCATCAGGCCGGGCGACCCCCTGGACCTTGACAAGGCCATAGACATCGCCCTTAAGATGAACCCGTCCATAATGGGCTACCAGTACACAATGAAGGCGCGCGAGGCCCAGCTCGGTCAGGCGCGGTCAGGTTTTTTCCCGAAGGTTGACGGCTCCGCCGGATTTACCCGCAACTTCGAAGTGAACAATACCCGCGATCCCTATTACGGGGCGCTCCTTGACCAGTACAACCAGAACGTCGCCAATGTGACCTTGAAACAGATGCTCTTCGATTTCTGGAGAACGCCGACGGACGTTAATATCGGCAGGCTCAACGTGGAATCGTCTCGCCGCGATGTTGACAACAGCTTGAACACCATTGCCAACACCGTGAAATCTTCCTACTATGGGGTTTTGAAGGCAAAGCGCTCGCGGGACGTCAATCTCGAGGTTGTTGACCAGTACGCGAAGCACTTCCGCATCGCCTTCGTTTTTTTCGAGGCGGGCAAGAAGCCGAAGTACGATGTCACCAAGGCCGAACTGGACCTTTCCAACGCCAGACTCACCCTGATCAACACCGAGAATGACCTCAAGGTCGCCTGGGTGAACCTCAACAACGCCATGGGTATCGACAGCGATGGGGAGTACGCCATCCACGACAACCTTGCCTTCGAGAAATACGAGATCACCCTGGAAGATGCCCTGAAGACGGCTCATCGGGCACGCCCCGACCTCAAGTCCCTCGAGGCCCAGAGGGAATCCGCTGAAAAGGCCGTGGCACGGGCGAAGCAGGAGTACTATCCGCAGGTCAACGGGAACGCCCAGTACAATTTCGCCGGAAGCCGGTATCCCCTCGGGCAGGGATGGTATGCCGGGGTCGCGCTGTCGGTCAATCTTTTTGACGGGCTATCGACGACGAACAAGGTCGCCGAGGCACAGGCGAACAAGCAGTCCATCGACGCGAAGATCAGCGCCATGAAGCTCCAGATCATGCTCGATGTGAAACAGGCCTGGCTGGGCCTTGCCAAGGCAAGACAGACGATAGATACCACGAACGTGCAGATAAGACAGGCCACGGAGAATCTCGAGATTGCGAACCTGCGCTACGATGCCGGCCTCGCGACCCCTCTCGAGGTCACCGACGCCACCGTGACCTATAGCCAGGCGAAGCTGGCCAATATAAACGCCCTCTTCGATTACAAGGTCGCCAGGGCCAACATTGAAAAGGCGATGGGGAGCAGATAATGGGTGCACAGAAGGGAAAGGAAGTCATCGGCAGGCTCCGGGCAATGCCGGGGAAGAAGAAGGTCATCGCGGCAGGTATCGCCGTGCTGTGCATCATTATCATTATTGTGTATGTGGCGACGAAAAAGGAGCCGGCCCCGCCGCTGGAACGGGTCGCCGTGACCGCCGCGAAGGCAGTCGTCAGGGACATGCCGATGGAACTCAGGGAGATCGGCACCATCGAGGGGTACCGCAGCGTTCCCCTCTACGCTCAGGTCACGGGGCAACTGGTGAAGATTCACTTTAAGGAGGGCCAGGACGTCAAGAAAGGCCAGCCTCTTTTTACCCTCGACCCCAATCAGTACCAGGCAAAGGTCCGTCAGGCCGAGGCGCGGCTCGCGCAGGACACGGCGCAGATGAAATTCTCCCGGGACGAGGCGAAGCGATACAAGTACCTTTACGAAAAGGGCGCCGTATCCCTTTCCGATTACGAGAACAAGCAGTCCATCGCCGATGCCCAGGAGTCCCTCGTTATCGCCGACAAGGCCTCCCTTCAGGATGCCCGGCTCAGTCTGGCTTACTGTTTTATATCCGCCCCCTTCGACGGCCGCATGGGCGCCTACGCCGTTTTCGAGGGGAGGATGATCAAGGACGTGGATACCCAGCTCGCGACGATAAACCAGATCACGCCTGTCTATGCCGCCTTCTCCCTGCCCGAAAAGGATCTGCCCGCCGTCAGGAAATACTCCGCCGAGGGAAAGCTCAAGGCGAGGGCGATCGTCACCGGTTACACGGGAGAGCCGCCGGAAGGTGAGCTCACATTCATGGACAACACCGTGAACACCCAGACGGGGATGATACTTCTCAAAGCAACCTTTCCCAATACCGACAGGTTCCTGTGGCCGGGACAGTTCGTCAACGTCGTTCTTACCCTCTCCACCGAAAAGGACACCGTGGTCGTCCCCGAGCGGGCGATACAGCTCGGCCAGACAGGGAAGTACGCATTTGTGGTAAAGGCCGACAATACCGTCGAATACCGGGTCGTGACGACGGACAGGACGGTGCAAGGCCTGACCGTGGTGAGAAAGGGAATAAGCGCCGGCGAGACGGTCGTCA is a window from the Syntrophorhabdaceae bacterium genome containing:
- a CDS encoding DNA-binding protein yields the protein MKYQVGEVGRVILAHFEDGDEIIANLSGIVRKENIRGGIFYLLGGITEGRIVVGPVHDDVRPPEPTWREIVESHETLAIGTVFWYGDEPRVHIHGTYGKFDTVKTGCLRDEAKTFLIMEAVIIELKGVDAVRDLDPVINMALLKLTGPTSQL
- the pgm gene encoding phosphoglucomutase (alpha-D-glucose-1,6-bisphosphate-dependent) yields the protein MALSPLAGKPAPEEILVDLGRLERDYYGRKPDLDDPAQLVSFGTSGHRGSALAGTFNEDHILAIAQAICDYRQRKGTNGPLHMGKDTHALSGPAQRTALEVLAANGVDTMIQRDDGFTPTPVVSHAILSYNRGRSTGLADGIVVTPSHNPPQDGGLKYNPSNGGPADKQATQWIEDRANDLLRGGNREVRRIGYESALKAGTTRLVDFIMAYVEDLSKVIDMECIRSAGVTMGVDPLGGSAVHYWEPIKAFYGLDMTVVNDAVDPRFAFMTVDHDGKIRMDCSSPYAMAGLVALKDRFQVAFANDADADRHGIVTRSMGLMNPNHYLAAAIHYLLTHRPDWPKDAAVGKTLVSSSLIDRVVGDLGRRLSEVPVGFKWFVDGLFDGSYCFGGEESAGASFLRRDGTVWTTDKDGIIMGLLAAEMTARMDRDPGELYRELAARLGKPFYVRVDAPATPAEKEAIGCLTPEAIKEDELAGEPITSKMTSAPGNNAPIGGLKVATRNGWFAVRPSGTEDIYKIYAESFVDEGHLEAILNGARRIVKNSL
- a CDS encoding alpha/beta fold hydrolase is translated as MTQRMISHRDDTRKGRAFFPGVLTRKRACIVLILALLVLSGCATPVGIGYLDGQESYLNLTANVLTHSTLSAPTTQILNRNGLAQRFKSHPAEVIASIHRGVSIENEADRLFALAELSFLHASQSEDRSYYLASAIYAYTLLFPKDFSRSLDGFDPRFRTAVDIYNLGIAAGLSSSDGLEVDLTGGTYRLPFGEFTLSVNPRSFRWSSYRLVSFVNASRLSIRGLRNEYRWPGIGAALVAATKYVSVNADPVTAKVPPDVKVAVTAFIRFDDPDEGLKRGSLTGKLELYTTDTATTVTVEGRTVPLEFDTSSAVAASLEGSEVYKTEIKGFFSGNFLFFPDQSRFRENIFFMSPYRQGHIPVVFIHGTASSPARWMEMVNELQNDRRLWGRYQFWSFTYNTGNPILYSGGLLTEGLKEVVRALDPHGRDPALKEMVIIGHSQGGLLTKLAVIDSGTRFWDATSNVPFGKLDVSDNTREMLGRSVFYKPLPFVRRVIFISTPHRGSYVAGGWIGRLAGKFISLPFRMVEGMKEVVTRNPDAVDLSTLEGVPRSTANMDPVSVFIKVFSSIPIAPGVPAHSIISVRNPDAPKAKWTDGVVKYESAHLDGAASELVVHSGHSCQSEPQTIEEVRRILLLHIGVQ
- a CDS encoding DUF169 domain-containing protein, which encodes MDTQLKERFVRLWEKYFPGASLPVVFFYSDHEGGANIVKGPKSLEEHRCVIADIARTARGRSLAFNIDSIGCGGGRKYLGFTEVLRPNFEYFLSYGIPGELEGERYKKSPELVGEVMKNMPKFSAPARYIVFKRWDMIEENDSPDVVVFFASPDVISGLFTLANFDESDPGGVFSPFGAGCSTIITYPYLEKDTSRPRCVLGMFDVSARPCVRANTLTFAAPFNRFTAMVANMDESFLTTESWKKVRRRIKA
- a CDS encoding TolC family protein, with protein sequence MAQDAPIRPGDPLDLDKAIDIALKMNPSIMGYQYTMKAREAQLGQARSGFFPKVDGSAGFTRNFEVNNTRDPYYGALLDQYNQNVANVTLKQMLFDFWRTPTDVNIGRLNVESSRRDVDNSLNTIANTVKSSYYGVLKAKRSRDVNLEVVDQYAKHFRIAFVFFEAGKKPKYDVTKAELDLSNARLTLINTENDLKVAWVNLNNAMGIDSDGEYAIHDNLAFEKYEITLEDALKTAHRARPDLKSLEAQRESAEKAVARAKQEYYPQVNGNAQYNFAGSRYPLGQGWYAGVALSVNLFDGLSTTNKVAEAQANKQSIDAKISAMKLQIMLDVKQAWLGLAKARQTIDTTNVQIRQATENLEIANLRYDAGLATPLEVTDATVTYSQAKLANINALFDYKVARANIEKAMGSR
- a CDS encoding efflux RND transporter periplasmic adaptor subunit — its product is MGAQKGKEVIGRLRAMPGKKKVIAAGIAVLCIIIIIVYVATKKEPAPPLERVAVTAAKAVVRDMPMELREIGTIEGYRSVPLYAQVTGQLVKIHFKEGQDVKKGQPLFTLDPNQYQAKVRQAEARLAQDTAQMKFSRDEAKRYKYLYEKGAVSLSDYENKQSIADAQESLVIADKASLQDARLSLAYCFISAPFDGRMGAYAVFEGRMIKDVDTQLATINQITPVYAAFSLPEKDLPAVRKYSAEGKLKARAIVTGYTGEPPEGELTFMDNTVNTQTGMILLKATFPNTDRFLWPGQFVNVVLTLSTEKDTVVVPERAIQLGQTGKYAFVVKADNTVEYRVVTTDRTVQGLTVVRKGISAGETVVTDGHFKLRNGFPVSIRDSLASGQGGNGGGPRPVPAKPAPQKADAKAPETEASPAGK